A region of the Pricia mediterranea genome:
CGTAACGTTCAGGGCCAAGCAGCTGCCCACCGTACTCGCGAAGAGTCCGAATGTCGTTTTGGCCATGGCTAATAAGGATTTGGTAATTCGGGCCAGCGCACCGATACCCTCCATAATGCCCCCGAACACCATAGCGCATACAATCAGCCAGATAGTACCCAGCATACCGGCCATGCCCTTGGCCGAAAAGAGGTCGTTGAGCACGGGATTATCCGTCGGAATATCGGTTTCTACGGTTATGGCCTTGAGAACACCTTTGTAGCCGGACTGAAAAGACAGTGTTTCCGCACCGGTAATCCCCGCTACGACCTGGGGTTGAAAGATTACGGCAAAAACCGCCCCTAAAAGGGTGCCAATGAGGAGCGCGGCCAAGGGCGGGGTCTTTTTGACAATGAGCAAGATGACGACAACGGGAACAATAAATAACCATCCATTGATGGTAAACGTGGCATCGATCGAGTTTAATAGGGAACTGACATCAGCAGTACCGCTAGTATCGAGGTTCAATCCGATAACGATAAAAACGATCAGCGCTACCGTAATCGTTGGTACAGTGGTATAGAGCATATACTGTATGTGGTCGAAAAGCTCCCCGCCCGCCATGGCCGGGGCCAGATTGGTCGTATCGCTCAAAGGGGAAAGTTTGTCCCCGAAATAGGCCCCGGAAAGTACGGCCCCGGCGGTCATTCCCAAAGAGATGCCCAATGCGTTTCCAATACCGACCAAAGCAATGCCCACGGTCGCGGCGGTCGTCCAGCTACTCCCGGTCGCTATGGAAATGATGGCGCAGATAATCACACACGCCCCTAGAAATATAGTGGGGTTCAATACTTGGAGTCCGTAATAGATCATGGCGGGAATAACCCCGCTGATCAGCCAAGTGCCTGCCAAGGCGCCGACCATTAAGAGTATCAAGATGGCACCGGTGGTCGATCTGACGTTTTCGGCGACCTCGGCCAACATTTGCTTGTAGGGTACTTTGTTGCGAATGCCCACGATAGCTGCGACCGCACCGCCCAACAAAAGAATAAATTGATTGGAACCGCTCAAGGCGTCATCGCCGAAGACATATACGTTATAAGCCAGCATGCCTATCAGGGCAATTACCGGTATCAAGGCCTCTCCGATGCTCAGCTCCCTATTCTCTACGACATGTTGGTTTTCCCGATGCTTCCCGGATTTAGGGCCTTTCATATAAGTTTTGGTTTGATGTACGGTAATATTACAATTTTGAATACGTTTCTGCAACTTCGTTTAGGAGCTTGAAACGGAATTTTCCACTAAACCGGAAAATAATGTTAATTTTGTCCTTCATCAAAAGCTAGGATTATGAGTTCATACGACGTAGCCATTATAGGCTCGGGCCCTGGGGGCTATGTGGCGGCCATTCGCTGCGCACAATTGGGGATGAAGACCGCAATTATCGAGAAATATCCCACCTTGGGGGGCACTTGCCTGAACGTGGGCTGTATTCCATCGAAAGCCCTGCTGGACTCCTCCCATCATTACGAAGATGCGGTCAAACATTTTGAGGAGCACGGCATCGACATCCCGGGCGAGGTCAAGGTGAATTTGGAGAAAATGATCGCACGAAAGCAGTCCGTTGTCGATCAGACCTGCGATGGGGTTAAATTTCTGATGAAGAAAAACGATATCAAGGTGTTTGAGGGCACCGGGAGCTTTAAGGATAAGACCCATATCGATATCAAAAAGAGCGATGGCAAGTCGGAAACCATTGAGGCTAAGAACACAATCATCGCTACGGGAAGTAAACCTTCAAACCTTCCGTTTATTGAACTGGACAAAGAGCGCATCATTACCTCTACCGAAGCCTTGACACTGAAGGAGATTCCCAAGCACCTGATTATCATCGGTGGCGGGGCCATCGGGCTCGAGCTGGGTCAGGTGTACAAACGTCTTGGTGCCGAAGTGACGGTTATCGAGTATATGGACCGTATTATTCCTACTATGGATGCCGCGCTTTCCAAGGAATTGATGAAGGTCATGAAAAAGCAAAAGACAAAGTTCAACCTATCGCATAAGGTTAAATCCGTAGAGCGAAAAGGGGATGAGGTCGTTGTCAAGGCGGACAATAAAAAAGGGGAGGAAGTGGAATTCACAGGCGATTATTGCCTAATTTCTGTTGGGCGACGGCCCTATACCAAAGGTCTGAACGCCGAAGCGGCAGGGGTAAAGATCAACGATAACGGAAA
Encoded here:
- the nhaC gene encoding Na+/H+ antiporter NhaC yields the protein MKGPKSGKHRENQHVVENRELSIGEALIPVIALIGMLAYNVYVFGDDALSGSNQFILLLGGAVAAIVGIRNKVPYKQMLAEVAENVRSTTGAILILLMVGALAGTWLISGVIPAMIYYGLQVLNPTIFLGACVIICAIISIATGSSWTTAATVGIALVGIGNALGISLGMTAGAVLSGAYFGDKLSPLSDTTNLAPAMAGGELFDHIQYMLYTTVPTITVALIVFIVIGLNLDTSGTADVSSLLNSIDATFTINGWLFIVPVVVILLIVKKTPPLAALLIGTLLGAVFAVIFQPQVVAGITGAETLSFQSGYKGVLKAITVETDIPTDNPVLNDLFSAKGMAGMLGTIWLIVCAMVFGGIMEGIGALARITKSLLAMAKTTFGLFASTVGSCLALNVTASDQYLAIVVPGKMFSKAYEDRGLAPENLSRTLEDSGTVTSVLIPWNTCGAYHSGVLGVPTMEYAAFAIFNWLSPITTLVFAAFHIKIKQLTSKRTTS
- the lpdA gene encoding dihydrolipoyl dehydrogenase, with amino-acid sequence MSSYDVAIIGSGPGGYVAAIRCAQLGMKTAIIEKYPTLGGTCLNVGCIPSKALLDSSHHYEDAVKHFEEHGIDIPGEVKVNLEKMIARKQSVVDQTCDGVKFLMKKNDIKVFEGTGSFKDKTHIDIKKSDGKSETIEAKNTIIATGSKPSNLPFIELDKERIITSTEALTLKEIPKHLIIIGGGAIGLELGQVYKRLGAEVTVIEYMDRIIPTMDAALSKELMKVMKKQKTKFNLSHKVKSVERKGDEVVVKADNKKGEEVEFTGDYCLISVGRRPYTKGLNAEAAGVKINDNGKIEVNEQLQTATSNIYAIGDVIRGAMLAHKAEEEGTLVAEQLADQKPHIDYNLIPGVVYTWPEVAAVGKTEEELKEAGVAYKSGQFPMRALGRSRASMDLDGFVKILTDEKTDEVLGVHMIGARCADLIAEAVTAMEFRASAEDISRMSHAHPTYAEAVKEAALAATGDRALHI